A single region of the Camelus ferus isolate YT-003-E chromosome 2, BCGSAC_Cfer_1.0, whole genome shotgun sequence genome encodes:
- the LOC116668935 gene encoding pygopus homolog 2-like, with amino-acid sequence MFRIGLARPPGRENQKDPGGQRLRAPMAGPAPPSSGNSLGIGCPHPHPPPLPSTPCSPLLSGGFLGIGCPPRGPPPAPPRLQCLRCTPVTGLSFADLSGQSRRYFVAGSGPDPGCGSKSGSRTHSGPGSLSPTSAVQRPEF; translated from the exons ATGTTCCGCATAGGCTTGGCTCGTCCTCCTGGCAGGGAAAACCAGAAGGACCCGGGCGGGCAGAGACTGCGGGCACCAATGGCTGGGCCCGCACCGCCCTCCTCCGGAAACTCCCTGGGGATTGGCTgtccgcacccccaccccccgcccctgccgTCCACTCCTTGCTCCCCGCTCCTGTCCGGAGGCTTCCTGGGGATTGGCTGCCCACCCCGCGGccctcctcccgccccgccccgcctgcaGTGTCTGCGCTGCACGCCAGTCACCGGCCTCAGTTTCGCAGACTTGAGCG GGCAAAGCCGCCGCTACTTTGTAGCGGGTTCGGGGCCCGACCCCGGCTGCGGCAGTAAGAGCGGGTCTCGGACCCACTCTGGGCCTGGGAGTTTGTCTCCGACGTCTGCGGTGCAGCGGCCTGAGTTTTAA